The DNA region CTCACGCGATTTACCCGCCGGATCCGCCGCCTGTGTGGCAGATTCTCGAACTTCAAGTCCCGTCGGTGAGGTCTAACGGTTTCCGTCAGCCGCCGAGACGGAGTTCTCATCGATTGGGATTCGTCAGTCGGGCCAGGCGATGGCGTCGAACTGGGCGCGGAGCCGGCGCCCGCGCACCGGATTCACCGACTCAACCCAGCCGACGCGACCGGCCAGGTGGTCACGAAAGTTCGGCAGTCCAGCTCGGTTGGCGACTGCCGGGCCGTGCATGACCGCGTCATGCAGCACCGCTCGCAGTTGGTCGTGGTACGCCCGCGGCACCGACAGCTGCTGGTTGGTGACCAGACCGGTGATCTCGTGCCGCTCACCGGTGTGTCGAACCCGAGTCTTGCTGGTGTTGAGCACGAAACCTTCGTTGCGGACGATCTCGCCGATGACACCGACCAGCCGAGGTACGCCGATCCCGTTCCCCAAACTGCCCGAGAAGGTCAGGTCGTCGGCATAGCGGGTGTAGGTGAGTCCGAGCCTGTCGGCCAGCCCAGCGAGCCGGCGGTCCAATCCGTGAGCTGCCAGATTCGCCAGCGCCGGCGAGGTGGGCGAACCTTGCGGCAGGTGCCGAACTCGCAATTCAGCACGTTGCCGGTGCCGCACTGTGCTGTCACCACCTGCCGGCATCGCCGCCAGGACGTGGGCCGGAGTCTGATGGGTGCACAAGGCCGCGAGCGTCCAGGCCACCGGTTCGGGATAGCCCATCACGCGAAACAGCCCGTTGACTCGGGCGGCGGTGATGGAGGTGAAGAAGGTACGCAGGTCGAGGCAGATGACGACGTCCGCGCCAACATGTGCCCGGGCATTGCTGGGCGCGCTGCGACCGGGTACGAATCCGTGCGCTGCCGGATGTACCGGCACCCACACCAGGATGCGATCGAGCACCCGGCGCAGCACCGCTCGCAGCAACGGAGTCGGGGATTCGAGCAGCCGGGGCGCTGCCCCGGGTCTCGGCCGCCAGGTGTGCCGGTAGAGGTGCAGCGGTCCAGACCGCGTCGCGCGTTGCCGGCCCTGGGTGTCAGCTGCCCAGATCAACTGCTCCAAAGGCAGTTCCAGGAGCAGGGCGAGTCCGCCCAGATCGTCGATCTCAGGCACCGGCCAGTGGCGCAGCCCCATCGTCCCGGTGACCATCGGAATGTGCTGGAGCCGGACGGCGCGACCCTGTCGGCGGGCTCGGGCGAGAGAGTGGACCAACGAGGTTCCGGTCCGCAGGAATCCGGTCAGCTCGTGAGGCCGATCGATCGGGGCCCGCGGATAGGCCGCCAACACCTCGGTGACCACCTTCGGGATCCAGCGATGCCGGCGACCGAGTGCGTGGCCAAGCGCGCTGGTCAGCGCCGCCTTGTCCCACTCGGCTGCGGCGAGCAGTGCCCAGGCGAGCCCGCGGGCGATCCCCTCATCCGGGTCGATGCGCATGACCACCCCCAACCAGCCCGACTCCCCCGGTCAGCCTGACACTCCCCATCAGCCTGACACTCCCCGTCAGCCTGACACTCCCGGTCAGGCTGACTTTCTCCCCGGCACGGCTGAAGTGTGGTGGCGCCGGGCGACCTGTCTTGCCTGAGCGGGTGCGTTCCTGCGCGAAGCGCAGCGGGGCACCTGCGGACCTGCGGCAGGGTGAACGTGCTGTCACCGGAGGGAGCCTCGGGCGCCGATCCGCCGAAGCGGCTCGGATTCTCGCGAGGCGCCACCACACTCCATTCATTCTCCTGGGTGGTTTAGCCTCCCCTCCGGGCGGGATTCCCCTCGCCCGCACCAGACTTCACCGACGAGGTTTCACGGAAGGGACACAGTGAACGAGACTGCGAATATTGCGCTGGGCATCGATATCGGTGGCACCGGCATCAAGGGAGCCTTGGTCGATCTCGAGACCGGAGCGTTGGTCAGCGACCGGTTCCGGCTTGACACCCCGCGTCCGGCGCTGCCGGCCGCGGTTGCCGACACCGTCGTAGCCGTCGCGGCGCACTTCGACTTCGCTGGTCCGGTCGGCGTGGCGTTTCCCGGTGTCGTCCTCGACGGCGTCGTGCACACGGCGGCCAACCTGCATCCGGATTGGATCGGTGCCTCACTCGCGGAGCTGGTCGGATCCCGACTGTCGGGGCCGAGCGTCTTCCTCAACGACGCCGATGCGGCCGGCCTGGCCGAGGCGCGGTTCGGCGCGGCAAAGGGTGTCTCAGGTGTGGTGCTGCTGGTCACTCTCGGCACTGGTATCGGCACCGCGATGATCAGCGACGGCCAACTGGTGCCGAACTCCGAGTTCGGCCATCTCGAGCTCGACGGACTCGACGCCGAGACGTACGCGGCAGCCTCCGCCCGCAAGCGCAACAACCACACCTGGGAGGAATGGGCCGGCCACGCGGAGCACTACTTGAAGTATCTCGAGGGGCTGGTCTGGCCGAAGCTGTTCGTGCTCGGCGGCGGGATCACCAAGAACCCAGAACTCTGGCTGCACTATCTCAAGCCACGCACGCCGATCGTGCTCGCCACCAACATCAACAACGCCGGCATCATCGGTGCCGCCGCTGCGGCCGCTCAGACCCAGCAAGCCGGCTGACGCCAGGTCTCGGCACCCACTCCGAGCCCAGAGAAAGCCAGAGCCCGGAGACGCCTCGAGCGCCGGTCCGCAGACCGGCGCTCGAGGTGTCGTAGACCCTGTCGGGTCGAACGGCTCAGCTCAGATCGCGCGAACCCGATCGGCCTGCGGACCCTTGGGACCCTGCGTGGTCTCGAACTCGACCCGCTGACCCTCATCGAGGCTGCGGTAGCCGCTGCCGTCGATCGCGCTGTAATGCACGAAGACGTCAGCACCGCCACCGTCGACTGCGATGAAGCCGTAGCCCTTCTCGCCGTTGAACCACTTCACAGTTCCCTGCGCCATGTTTGTTCACCTTCCGTCTGGAGACTCCGACCTTCGCGAGGCTCCCGCTGTCGGACGACGGACTAGCCAACGCCCACGCAACTTCCCAGGGGCGTAGCACGGGCCACGGCTCAAGAACTGCAACAGCGCCGCCTAGTCTGCCACAGCAACGCTGCACTTGCGGACGTACCGTCAGCCGTGGTGAGCCAATACTTCGAGCAACACGACCGCGATGCCGAGGGTGAACTCGGCGAAGAGGACGATCAAACGCTGGCCCAGCCGAAGCGGGACCCGTCTGGCGGCGAGGTAGCCGATGGCGATCAGCGACACGATCAGCGCGATCGTCGAAGCGCGAAGTGCCCGAGGCACGTCCCAGACGCCCAGGGCGGACAACGCGACGAAGATCAGCGGGAGGACGATCACCCCGAGCGCCCGGGTCGAGACGGACACCATGTGAGCCAACTCGGCTCGGTCCGGCAGTTGCGGGTGGACGGCGATATGAGCCACGAGATCGGCGACGAAGACGGCCAGCAAGGCGCCTGCGTGGAATCAGCCATTTCCGCAGCCTCTCACGAGATCGGCGGCGTGCTTTGGCGCTGCGTACCAGCGGTTCCTTGTGGACGGCCCTACGATGACCGCAAG from Microlunatus phosphovorus NM-1 includes:
- a CDS encoding reverse transcriptase family protein; the encoded protein is MRIDPDEGIARGLAWALLAAAEWDKAALTSALGHALGRRHRWIPKVVTEVLAAYPRAPIDRPHELTGFLRTGTSLVHSLARARRQGRAVRLQHIPMVTGTMGLRHWPVPEIDDLGGLALLLELPLEQLIWAADTQGRQRATRSGPLHLYRHTWRPRPGAAPRLLESPTPLLRAVLRRVLDRILVWVPVHPAAHGFVPGRSAPSNARAHVGADVVICLDLRTFFTSITAARVNGLFRVMGYPEPVAWTLAALCTHQTPAHVLAAMPAGGDSTVRHRQRAELRVRHLPQGSPTSPALANLAAHGLDRRLAGLADRLGLTYTRYADDLTFSGSLGNGIGVPRLVGVIGEIVRNEGFVLNTSKTRVRHTGERHEITGLVTNQQLSVPRAYHDQLRAVLHDAVMHGPAVANRAGLPNFRDHLAGRVGWVESVNPVRGRRLRAQFDAIAWPD
- the ppgK gene encoding polyphosphate--glucose phosphotransferase, coding for MNETANIALGIDIGGTGIKGALVDLETGALVSDRFRLDTPRPALPAAVADTVVAVAAHFDFAGPVGVAFPGVVLDGVVHTAANLHPDWIGASLAELVGSRLSGPSVFLNDADAAGLAEARFGAAKGVSGVVLLVTLGTGIGTAMISDGQLVPNSEFGHLELDGLDAETYAAASARKRNNHTWEEWAGHAEHYLKYLEGLVWPKLFVLGGGITKNPELWLHYLKPRTPIVLATNINNAGIIGAAAAAAQTQQAG
- a CDS encoding cold-shock protein, producing MAQGTVKWFNGEKGYGFIAVDGGGADVFVHYSAIDGSGYRSLDEGQRVEFETTQGPKGPQADRVRAI